The proteins below are encoded in one region of Candidatus Binataceae bacterium:
- the hslU gene encoding ATP-dependent protease ATPase subunit HslU, with product MSVPQVMTPREIVSELDRYIVGQHDAKRSVAIALRNRWRRQNVAPDLRDEIAPKNILMIGPTGVGKTEIARRLARLAQAPFIKVEASRYTEVGYVGRDVESMIRDLAEISVKLVREEARERVALKARDNAEEHLLDLLFPAPAKVRRPAVVTPQGEIEPPENGSHKETREKLRKLLREGMLDDREVEIEVSANAAPMVEVLAPQGMEEMGLNMKELMNQLMPKKTRHRKVKIQEALELLTQEEAARLVDMEAVAQEAIHRAEQSGIVFIDEIDKIAGRDANRGADVSREGVQRDLLPIVEGSTVNTKYGAIRTDHILFVASGAFHTSKPSDLIPEFQGRFPIRVELQALTREDFIRILTEPENALTRQYVALMETEGVHLNFTEDAVGALAEIAAAVNARSENIGARRLHTVLERLLEELSFTAPEMNQREITIDAEYVHGRLDAIVKDEDLSRYIL from the coding sequence ATGTCTGTGCCGCAGGTAATGACTCCGCGCGAAATCGTCTCCGAGCTCGATCGCTACATCGTCGGCCAGCACGACGCCAAGCGCTCGGTCGCGATCGCGCTGCGCAACCGGTGGCGCCGTCAGAACGTCGCGCCCGACCTGCGCGACGAAATCGCGCCCAAGAACATACTCATGATCGGTCCGACCGGCGTCGGCAAGACCGAGATCGCGCGAAGGCTCGCTCGGCTGGCGCAGGCGCCGTTCATCAAGGTCGAAGCCTCGCGCTACACCGAGGTCGGCTACGTCGGCCGCGACGTCGAGTCGATGATCCGCGACCTCGCGGAAATCTCGGTTAAGCTGGTGCGCGAGGAAGCGCGCGAACGCGTCGCGCTCAAGGCGCGCGATAACGCCGAGGAGCATCTGCTTGACTTGCTGTTTCCTGCGCCGGCCAAGGTGCGCCGGCCCGCGGTCGTAACGCCCCAGGGCGAGATCGAGCCGCCCGAGAACGGCTCGCACAAGGAGACGCGCGAGAAGCTGCGCAAGCTCCTGCGCGAGGGCATGCTCGACGATCGCGAAGTCGAGATCGAAGTTTCCGCCAATGCCGCGCCGATGGTCGAAGTCCTTGCGCCGCAGGGCATGGAAGAGATGGGCCTCAACATGAAGGAGCTGATGAATCAGCTCATGCCCAAGAAGACGCGCCACCGCAAGGTGAAGATCCAGGAGGCGCTCGAGCTGCTGACGCAGGAGGAAGCGGCGCGGCTGGTCGACATGGAGGCCGTCGCGCAGGAAGCGATTCATCGCGCCGAGCAGTCCGGGATCGTGTTCATCGACGAGATCGACAAGATCGCGGGACGCGACGCGAACCGGGGCGCCGATGTCTCCCGCGAAGGCGTGCAGCGCGACCTGCTGCCGATCGTCGAAGGCTCGACGGTCAACACCAAGTACGGGGCGATCAGGACCGATCACATCCTGTTCGTCGCCTCGGGCGCGTTTCATACTTCCAAACCGTCGGACCTCATCCCCGAATTCCAGGGTCGCTTTCCGATTCGCGTCGAATTGCAGGCTCTGACGCGCGAAGATTTCATCCGCATCCTGACCGAGCCCGAAAATGCGCTCACGCGGCAATATGTCGCGCTGATGGAAACTGAAGGTGTGCATCTCAATTTCACCGAGGATGCGGTCGGCGCGCTCGCCGAAATCGCGGCCGCGGTGAACGCGCGCTCGGAGAATATCGGCGCGCGCCGGTTGCACACCGTCCTCGAGCGCCTGCTCGAGGAGCTCTCCTTCACGGCGCC
- the hslV gene encoding ATP-dependent protease subunit HslV, translating to MPTQGLEPGAKFRHTTILSVRHRDSVVMAGDGQVSVGQTIMKSTARKVRRLHQDRVLAGFAGSTADAMTLFDKFEAKLQEFNGVLRRAAVELAKDWRTDRILRRLEAMLVVADREGSLLISGAGDVLEPDDGILAIGSGGNFALAAARGIVRVAPALSARQIADASMKIASEICVYTNAQFVIEEL from the coding sequence GTGCCCACCCAAGGGCTTGAACCGGGAGCCAAGTTTCGCCACACCACGATTCTGAGCGTGCGCCATCGCGACAGTGTCGTGATGGCTGGCGACGGGCAGGTCAGCGTCGGCCAGACGATCATGAAAAGCACGGCGCGCAAGGTGCGCCGGCTGCATCAGGATCGCGTGCTGGCGGGATTTGCCGGCTCGACCGCCGACGCGATGACGCTGTTCGACAAGTTCGAAGCGAAGCTCCAGGAGTTCAACGGCGTGCTACGCCGCGCCGCAGTCGAGCTCGCCAAGGACTGGCGCACCGACCGGATTCTGCGGCGGCTCGAGGCGATGCTGGTGGTGGCCGATCGCGAAGGCTCGCTTCTGATCTCCGGCGCGGGCGACGTGCTCGAGCCTGACGACGGCATCCTTGCGATCGGCTCGGGCGGCAACTTCGCGCTCGCCGCGGCGCGTGGGATCGTGCGCGTTGCGCCGGCGCTGAGCGCGCGCCAGATCGCCGACGCTTCCATGAAGATCGCATCCGAGATTTGCGTTTACACCAACGCCCAATTCGTCATCGAGGAACTTTGA